The bacterium DNA window CGCCTCGGCGCGCTCGAAGGGGACGCCGTACCGGTGGAACACCCGGTAGGAGCGCGTCAACAGTGGATGGGCCGCGACATGGTCGCCGTCGGCCGCCAACACCTCTCCCAGCCGGCACTCCACCCGGGCCTCCTGGACCGGGTTCTGTATCCCCTCGGCGATTTGGACCGCCCCTCTCAGGTCGGCGAGAGCCCCGCCCCGTCTCCCCAGGCGCGAAAGGACCAGCCCCCGGTTGGACATGGACTCCGCCTGCCCCTCCCGGTGATCCAGCCGGCGGTGCAGATCCAGGGCGCGGGTGAAATGCTCCAGGGCGGTTCCGTCGTCGCCCCGCTCCTGGGCCACCCGTCCGAGGGAGTTGAGGGTCCAGGCCTCGAGGAAGTGGTTCTTGATCCCGGCGTGAATCCGGAGCGCCTCACTCAAAAGCTCCTCCGCCCGGTCGAAGTCCCCCCGGTAGAACTTGAGCAGCCCGAGGTTCCCCAGACAGTGGGCCTCGGTCACGGGTACTCCGGAGCGCCGGCTGAGCTCCAGGGTCTTCTCCAACAGCTCCCCGGCCTCGTCGAACCCCCCCGTCTCGAGGTACACGCTCGAAAGGTTGGACATCGTGACCGACTGGCCAAACACGTCGTCGCGTTCGGAGTATATTTGCAGGGCCTCGCGGTAGGCTGCGATGCTCTCCGCGAACTCGCAGCGCACCCGGCGGATGATGCCCACGTTGCCCAGGCAGCGGGCCGCCGTCGTCGTGTTCCCCTGCCGGCGCTCGAGCTCCAACGCCTGCTCGTAGGCCCGCAGCGCGGCGGGGTAATCGCCCTTGCGGAAAAAAACCGAGCCGAGGTTGTGGATGACGCGGCTCGTCACGGCCGCCTCGCCCAGGCGCCGGTTGATGGCCAGCGCCTTCTCGTAGGCCTGGATCGAGGAGGAGTAGTCGCACTGGTAGAAGTGCACGTTGCCCAAGTTGTTGTGCACGTTGGAGATGAGCCGCTGGTCCCCGGCCTCCTCGGCGGCCGCCAAAGCCCGCTTGAAGACCTGTTTCGCCGTCTCGTAGTCGCAGGTGTAGACGTGTACCCGGCCCAGTTCGATGAGCGATTTCACCATCGCGACCGGCCGACCGGCGCTCAGTTCGAGCGCAGAATCGAGAATCTCCACCGCCCGGGCGTAGTCGCCCTTCGTGCAGTGCTCGGCACCTTGCTCGACGAGCATCTCGGCCTCGTGGAGTCTATCCTCAATCTCTTTGAAGGCCTCCCGCGCCTCGGAAAAACGCCCGAGGGCCCCGTCGGCGTTCCCCCGCGCCCGGCAGACGTGCCCCAGACCGGCGAGGAAGGTTCCGGTGAGGTTCCGACGTCCGGAATCGGCGGCCCGCGCCAGCCCCCGGAGGAACAGCTCCTCGGCTCTCACCGCGTTCGCGCGTTTAAGCTCGCACCGGCCCAGACCGACCAGTGACTCGAGCTCGGCCGTCTCGTCCGCCGCGGTCTCGGCGCGGGCGAGGGCGTCCGCGTAAGCCTTCGCCGCCCCTTCCCAATCCCCGCGCAGATAAAGGAGCAATCCGGCGGTCTTGTACACCTGCGCCCGCCGGGCGTCGGTATCCGAAGCCTTGTCCGCGCGGCGGAGCGCGTCCACAACTGCGTTCCAGTGTCCCGCGGACGCCTCCTCCAGGGCGGTGAGAAAATGTTCCAGCGCCTCAGACCCCACGAGACACACGGGGAAAACCGGCGTGGGGAGCCATTCCAGGTGCCCAAGGAGCCCGATGGCTTCATTGAACCGCTGCTGATAGTCGGTCATGATCTCATCCGTGACGGAGCGAATCGCCGGCGCGAACCGGGAAAGAACGCATCATCCTTTTACATTACAACAAAATCCTCCTCGTGTCAGCCCTAAAAAAAGGGCGGCCTAAGCCACCCTTTATCGCGAAACGGATCCTCTAGTAATTGCCCTTGGCGAAGCGCTCCAGTTTGTCCACCAGCTCGTAGCCGATGCGGCTCTGGCTCTCCACGCTCGAGGCGCCGATGTGGGGGGTGAGGATCACGTTGTCGAACTTTTTCAGCGGATTCTTCGGATCCATCGGCTCGACCTCGAAGACGTCCACGGCGGCCCGGCCCACCTTGCCCGACTCGAGCGCCTTGACCAGGGCCTCCTCGCTGACGACCCCGCCGCGGGCGACGTTTATCAGGATCACGTCTTTCTTCATCTTCGCGAACTCGGGATCCGAGATGAGGTGGTGGGTGTCCTTGGTGTGCGGCAGGTGGAGGGTGATGATGTCCGAATCGGCCAGGAGCCTGTCGAAGGTCACCATGCGGGCGTAATCGCACTCCTCGACGAGGGGATCGAAGCCGATGACGCTCATGCCCAGGCCCTTGGCGCGCTTGGCGACCTCGGTGCCGATGCGTCCCAGACCGATGATGCCCAGGACCTTGCCCCCCAGCTCGTTGCCCTTGAAGAGTTTCTTTTCCCAATTTCCCTTTTTCACGGAGGCGTCGGCGCGGCAGATGTGGCGGCTCACGGCGAACATGAGGCCGATGGTCAGCTCGGCCACGCCGGCGCTCGAAGCGGCCGGGGTGTTCGTGGCCCGCGTCCTGCATCATCTTGACGGCGTCCTCGGCCACTGCATCGCAGATGAGAACCTTCATCACTCCTCCAATCGGAGTCTAAAATCCCTTCGGGATGGGTATTGCGGAGGCCGCCCGCGCTGGGCGATCCCTTCAACCTATTTGAAACCGAGGATGTCGTCCACGTTCAACAGGAGATCGCGAACCTCGGGCAGCGTCATCGTCCCCATGTGGGCGATGCGGAAGGTCTTCTCCTTGAGCTTGCCGTAACCGTTGGAGAGCGAGTATCCGCGCTTGCCCAGCTCGGAGTTGAGGTCGGCCACGGAGATGCCCTTGGTGTTCGTGATGCAGGTCAGGGACAGGCTCTCGTAGCCGGGCTCGGGGAAAAGCTCGAAGCCCCGGCTCTTGGCCCACTCCCGGACGAGCTTGGCCATATCGATGTGCTTGGCCCAGTGGGCGTCCAGGTCTTTCGCGTAGCGCTCCGCCTGCTTGCCCAGGGCGTAAACCAGGCTGATGGCCGGGGTCGAGGGGGTCTGGTTGGTTTTTTTGCCGGCGGCGTACTCCTTGGCGCTGAGGAGGTCGAAGTAAAAGCCGCGATTCTCCACGGTCTCGGCGCGCTTGAAGCATTTCTCGCTCACCGCAGCCACGGCCAGACCGGGGGGCAGGCTCCAGGCCTTCTGGGTGCCGGCCAGAATGTAGTCAATACCCCAGGCGTCCACCTCGATCTTGGCGGCGGCCATGCCGGAAACCGCGTCCACGGCGAGGATCACGTCCGGGTACTTTTTCATCACCTCCGTGATCTCCTTCAGCGGGGACATCACCCCGGTGGAGGTCTCGTTGAAGACCACGGTCACCAGGTCGTACTCGCCCGTGGCGAGCTTGGAGTCTATATCCTCGGGTTTGGCCGCCTTGCCCCATTCGTAATCCAGGCGGTCGCTCTTTTTGCCGTTGGCCACGGCGATGGTGTGCCAGCGGTCGCTGAATGCGCCCACCACGACGCTGAGGACCTTTTTCTTGCACAGGTTGAGGAGGGCGCCTTCCATCAGGCCGGTGGAGGAACAGGTCCCGATCCAGATGAACTTGTCGGTGTAGAGAACCTTCCTCACGTTGTCCACGCAGAAGGCATGTATCTTCTCGTAATCCTTGGACCGGTGCCCGACCATGGGCACGGCCATATCGTGAAGCGACTCGGGGGTAACCTCGACGGGGCCCGGGATGAAGAGCTTCTTGTGCATCGATCCTCCTGGACTTAAAGAGGTAAAAATGCCGGTTCCAGAGCGGGGGCAATTGTACGCAAGGTGCGGTTGACTGTCAAGGGGTACCAATACAGGTAAAACGGCCTACCCAAGCCGATTTTCGCCCACCAGGGAGGGGAAGGGTGCGGTGGCTGAATTCCGCTATTCTTTTCACAAATGTGACCCCATCGGGGTTGACAACGAATGCCGCTGTAAATATACTGCGCAGGGTCTTTCGGCTGAAAAACCGGGAGGGTCGTGCGGCGTCTAGCGTGGATTGCAGGGATCGTCATACTGCTCTCATCGGCTTGTATCGCCGCCGAACACCTGCTCGCATGGGTCGCATCGGGGGAGGCCGAACGGGTTGAGGTTCTGGACCTGACAACCGGGGAGATTCTCTCCAGCTTCGACCTCGACGCGGCGCCAACCCATCTTTCCCTCACCCCGGATCTGGAGTACCTCTACATTTCCTGCCGCTCCGACGGACAGACCCACGTACTCCGGCCTTTCACGGGGAGCCCGGTCAAAAGGCTTCCTTACGTTTACCCCGTCTTCAGCGCCCACGATTCGGCTCACTACTACGCCCCCGGGCTCGGCGGCGTTTTCCGCTACGAGGTGGACGGCTACGGCTTCGAGCAGTTGGCCTACCTCCCGGACACCCAGAACAGTTTCGCCTACACCGTCTCCACCGGCGCGCGGTGGTTCATCTACGCGCAGCGCTTCGTGGACTGGCGCGAACAGGGGATAACCGACGCGCCTGTCTACGAGCGGGTGACGGTGTGCAACCTGGAGGATTCCACCGGCCGGCACGTTAATCTGGGAGCCGAGCCGCTCTGCGTGGCGATTTCATCGAGGGAAGACTACGCGGCCGTCGGCTGCGCCAACGGCGACGTCTCCCTCATCGCCCTGAACTCCGATCCCGCGGTGACTTACACCGAGGAGCTGGCCGGCCCGGTCCGTTTCGTAGGCTTCACCCCCGACGGCGGGGAGATTCTCTTCACCTCCGAGGACAAGCTCTACACCACTTGGGTGGGGTACGCGGACGAAACGCCGGTGAGCCCCGACCTGCAGGCAATCCAGCTCGGCGGCGCGGAGATTGTGGACGGGGCTGTGACCCCCGACGGCAACCTAGTGGTGGTGGACGGGTCGGGCACGCTCAGCCTCGTGGACCTCGAAGAGAATAAGGTCACCCTGAGCCTCACCGTGGAGCCGGGGACCAGCGACCTCGTCGTGGCCCTGGTGGACGAGTCCAGGCTCTGATCCGTTTCACCGGCGGAGACGCCGGGATGTTTTAGAAAACAGCCGGAGCCCTTGAGTCCAGACCCGCGTTCCAGTCACCACCGAGAAGGACGCCGTGATGTGGGGAAAACCACCCCGGCGGCTCAGCGGAGAGGATTCAAAAGCTTCGTGTAACAACCGGTCCGAAGACCGGGGGGAATTCGGCGCCCCCCCTCAGGCGCCCGTGACACCGCAACCATCTGAACCTCCAAGGAGCTGATAGATGGCCGAAGAACTCA harbors:
- a CDS encoding tetratricopeptide repeat protein, with amino-acid sequence MTDYQQRFNEAIGLLGHLEWLPTPVFPVCLVGSEALEHFLTALEEASAGHWNAVVDALRRADKASDTDARRAQVYKTAGLLLYLRGDWEGAAKAYADALARAETAADETAELESLVGLGRCELKRANAVRAEELFLRGLARAADSGRRNLTGTFLAGLGHVCRARGNADGALGRFSEAREAFKEIEDRLHEAEMLVEQGAEHCTKGDYARAVEILDSALELSAGRPVAMVKSLIELGRVHVYTCDYETAKQVFKRALAAAEEAGDQRLISNVHNNLGNVHFYQCDYSSSIQAYEKALAINRRLGEAAVTSRVIHNLGSVFFRKGDYPAALRAYEQALELERRQGNTTTAARCLGNVGIIRRVRCEFAESIAAYREALQIYSERDDVFGQSVTMSNLSSVYLETGGFDEAGELLEKTLELSRRSGVPVTEAHCLGNLGLLKFYRGDFDRAEELLSEALRIHAGIKNHFLEAWTLNSLGRVAQERGDDGTALEHFTRALDLHRRLDHREGQAESMSNRGLVLSRLGRRGGALADLRGAVQIAEGIQNPVQEARVECRLGEVLAADGDHVAAHPLLTRSYRVFHRYGVPFERAEALELLGRLARGLGHQELACAYLRAAVEGYTSLGVLPKRVERLEGLLAECGAGVNACKIPELSLDHPPQIPLASE
- a CDS encoding alanine--glyoxylate aminotransferase family protein, which codes for MHKKLFIPGPVEVTPESLHDMAVPMVGHRSKDYEKIHAFCVDNVRKVLYTDKFIWIGTCSSTGLMEGALLNLCKKKVLSVVVGAFSDRWHTIAVANGKKSDRLDYEWGKAAKPEDIDSKLATGEYDLVTVVFNETSTGVMSPLKEITEVMKKYPDVILAVDAVSGMAAAKIEVDAWGIDYILAGTQKAWSLPPGLAVAAVSEKCFKRAETVENRGFYFDLLSAKEYAAGKKTNQTPSTPAISLVYALGKQAERYAKDLDAHWAKHIDMAKLVREWAKSRGFELFPEPGYESLSLTCITNTKGISVADLNSELGKRGYSLSNGYGKLKEKTFRIAHMGTMTLPEVRDLLLNVDDILGFK